From Actinopolymorpha cephalotaxi, one genomic window encodes:
- a CDS encoding MerR family transcriptional regulator, whose product MTSYAPAEASQRTGLSQDTLRYYERLGLFGPVERTAGGKRIYSDRDVAWLKLLICLRNAGLGITDLQQLIGNLRTRPNGTADVVDLLEEHRAKLLDQMDKLRIALGVLDGKLDHYRRLDRARPGR is encoded by the coding sequence ATGACCTCGTACGCACCGGCCGAGGCGTCGCAGCGCACCGGCCTCAGCCAGGACACCCTGCGCTACTACGAACGCCTCGGGTTGTTCGGTCCGGTCGAGCGGACCGCCGGCGGCAAACGGATCTACAGCGACCGCGACGTCGCCTGGCTCAAGCTGCTGATCTGCCTGCGCAACGCGGGCCTGGGAATCACCGATCTGCAGCAGCTGATCGGAAACCTGCGCACCCGCCCGAACGGCACGGCCGACGTGGTGGACCTGCTGGAGGAACACCGCGCCAAGCTGCTCGACCAGATGGACAAACTGCGGATCGCACTCGGCGTACTCGACGGGAAGCTCGACCACTACCGCCGACTGGACAGGGCTCGGCCGGGGCGCTAG
- a CDS encoding aldo/keto reductase has translation MDYRLLGATGLEVSELCLGAMMFGSQTDEQTSTQILDTFTEAGGNFVDTADVYGDGRSEEVLGRWLKGRRREDLVVATKVWGPMGAGRNDRGLSRKHILDAVEASLRRLGTDHIDLYQLHRCDPATPMAETLSTLDLLVRTGKVRYVGVSNFSGWQLQKAIDLCRQHSWESPASLQPLYNLLDREAEWELLPVCRNEGVGVITWSPLRSGWLSGAYRRGMTAPPANSKVSSPGTHSWERYGNEHTWRVVDELVAVATEVGCTPARVAIRWLLQRPGVTAPIIGARTHAHLDDALGAVGWSLSPGQVSRLDAASEPERLPYPYNLAPLLDRSRQP, from the coding sequence ATGGACTACAGACTTCTCGGAGCGACCGGCCTCGAGGTCAGTGAGCTGTGCCTGGGCGCGATGATGTTCGGCAGCCAGACCGACGAGCAGACCAGCACGCAGATCCTGGACACGTTCACCGAAGCGGGCGGAAACTTCGTCGACACCGCCGACGTCTACGGCGACGGCAGGTCGGAGGAGGTTCTCGGCCGGTGGCTCAAGGGCAGGCGGCGCGAGGATCTCGTCGTGGCGACCAAGGTGTGGGGGCCGATGGGGGCGGGACGCAACGACCGCGGGCTTTCCCGTAAGCACATTCTCGACGCGGTGGAGGCGAGCCTGCGCCGTCTCGGCACGGACCACATCGACCTCTACCAACTTCACCGGTGCGATCCCGCCACGCCGATGGCCGAGACCCTCTCCACTCTCGACCTGCTCGTCCGCACCGGCAAGGTGCGCTACGTCGGCGTCAGCAACTTCAGCGGATGGCAACTGCAGAAGGCGATCGACCTGTGCCGTCAGCACAGTTGGGAGTCCCCGGCCAGTCTGCAGCCGCTCTACAACCTGCTCGACCGCGAGGCCGAGTGGGAGCTGCTGCCCGTGTGCCGCAACGAGGGTGTCGGCGTGATCACCTGGTCCCCGCTGCGGTCCGGCTGGTTGTCCGGTGCCTACCGGCGCGGCATGACGGCGCCGCCGGCGAACAGCAAGGTCAGCTCTCCCGGCACGCACTCCTGGGAGAGGTACGGCAACGAGCACACCTGGCGGGTGGTCGACGAACTGGTCGCGGTCGCCACCGAGGTCGGCTGCACCCCGGCGCGGGTCGCCATCCGTTGGCTGCTGCAACGACCCGGCGTCACCGCCCCCATCATCGGCGCGCGTACGCACGCTCATCTCGATGACGCCCTCGGCGCCGTGGGCTGGTCGCTGTCGCCGGGACAGGTGAGCCGGCTCGACGCCGCCAGCGAACCCGAACGACTCCCCTATCCGTACAACCTGGCTCCGCTCCTCGACCGCTCACGACAACCGTAG
- a CDS encoding alpha/beta hydrolase family protein, whose protein sequence is MVDPQALDLHDPTRTAWHGGGPRPVPTLVWRPASDDRRARPLVVVSHGSGGSPQDLAWLAESLSAQGFLVAAVRHHGNNNDENLPEGMSFWWERAPDLSVVVDHLERTESLASVGVVGYSLGGYAAAAVLGARIDTRKLERLYAGEPVLPIPPGRPDIAAEVAGLLAEHGGRDAVTARAVADYRDSRFGAGVLLAPAICPILDDTSLAAVRRPVLVRWGDADEVEAPEDNGRRYTRLIPGADGRSMGEQVGHFAFGDGDQGGTPVRETVAAEALAFFGSHLV, encoded by the coding sequence ATGGTGGATCCGCAGGCCCTGGACCTTCACGACCCGACGCGGACGGCATGGCATGGCGGTGGGCCGCGGCCGGTACCCACTCTGGTGTGGCGACCGGCGTCGGATGATCGGCGAGCTCGCCCGCTGGTCGTCGTCTCGCACGGCTCCGGAGGTTCCCCGCAAGACCTTGCCTGGCTGGCGGAGTCGCTGTCCGCACAGGGTTTCCTGGTCGCCGCGGTGCGACACCACGGGAACAACAACGACGAGAACCTCCCTGAGGGAATGTCGTTCTGGTGGGAGCGGGCACCTGATCTGTCGGTCGTGGTCGACCACCTCGAGCGGACCGAAAGCCTCGCGAGTGTGGGAGTCGTCGGCTACTCACTCGGCGGCTACGCCGCGGCAGCCGTGCTCGGCGCGCGGATCGACACCCGAAAGCTGGAACGGTTGTACGCCGGGGAGCCGGTGCTTCCGATCCCGCCGGGCCGCCCGGACATCGCCGCGGAGGTCGCGGGCCTGCTGGCCGAGCACGGCGGCCGGGACGCCGTGACGGCGAGAGCCGTGGCCGACTATCGGGACAGCAGGTTCGGAGCAGGTGTGCTGCTCGCGCCGGCGATCTGCCCAATCCTCGACGACACGAGCCTTGCCGCCGTACGGCGACCGGTGCTCGTGCGCTGGGGCGACGCCGACGAGGTGGAGGCACCGGAGGACAACGGCCGACGTTACACCCGGCTGATTCCGGGTGCGGACGGCAGGTCGATGGGGGAGCAGGTCGGCCACTTCGCCTTCGGTGATGGAGACCAGGGTGGCACACCCGTGCGGGAGACCGTCGCCGCCGAGGCACTGGCGTTCTTCGGTTCCCACCTGGTGTAG
- a CDS encoding sodium:solute symporter family protein, giving the protein MDNSLEIGAGFVDYALIFVYFAVVLLVGLAARRGVSSSLDFFLSGRSLPAWITGLAFISANLGAVEIIGMSANGAQYGMPTMHYYWIGAVPAMLFLGVVMMPFYYGSKVRSVPEFMRRRFGTGAHLVNALTFALAQVLIAGINLFLLATVVHGLLGWPLWVALVLAAAIVLSYITLGGLSAAIYNEVLQFFVIVAALLPLTLVGLHRIGGVDGLTKKVTAAMGGGAEQLNSWPGNDLAGFSSSFLSVVGIVFGLGFVLSFGYWTTNFVEVQRAMATNSMSAARSAPIIATFPKMFIPFLVVIPGMIAGVLVPEVIKMKSGDAASGITYNDSILLLMRDVLPTGLLGIALTGLLAAFMAGMAANISAFNTVFSYDLWQQYVKKDRPDGYYLKVGRWATVGATILAIGTAFIASQYDNLMNYLQTLFGFFNAPLFATFLLGILWKRMTATAGWVGLVSGTLGAVFVWGLNELGVISLPGQGAAFLSAGAAFVVDIVVSVLVSLVTQPKPEGELRGFVLSLTPKEQRTDPAAGRQPWYQAPVKLAGVSLVLVIALNVVFR; this is encoded by the coding sequence GTGGACAACTCACTGGAGATCGGCGCCGGGTTCGTCGACTACGCGTTGATCTTCGTCTACTTCGCCGTTGTCCTGCTGGTCGGGCTCGCCGCACGCCGCGGAGTCTCCAGCAGCCTCGACTTCTTCCTGTCGGGCCGTTCGCTGCCCGCCTGGATCACCGGCCTGGCGTTCATCTCGGCCAACCTCGGTGCCGTGGAGATCATCGGCATGTCGGCCAACGGCGCGCAGTACGGCATGCCGACCATGCACTACTACTGGATCGGCGCCGTTCCCGCCATGCTGTTCCTCGGCGTGGTGATGATGCCCTTCTACTACGGGTCGAAGGTACGCAGCGTTCCGGAGTTCATGCGCCGCCGCTTCGGCACCGGCGCCCACCTGGTCAACGCGCTCACGTTCGCCCTGGCCCAGGTGCTCATCGCCGGCATCAACCTCTTCCTGCTGGCCACCGTGGTGCACGGCCTCCTCGGCTGGCCGCTGTGGGTGGCACTCGTCCTCGCGGCCGCGATCGTGCTCAGCTACATCACCCTCGGCGGACTGTCCGCGGCCATCTACAACGAGGTCCTGCAGTTCTTCGTGATCGTGGCCGCACTGCTGCCGCTGACCCTGGTGGGGCTGCACCGCATCGGCGGGGTGGACGGGCTGACCAAGAAGGTGACCGCCGCGATGGGCGGCGGTGCCGAGCAGCTCAACTCCTGGCCGGGCAACGACCTCGCCGGGTTCAGCAGCTCCTTCCTGTCGGTCGTGGGCATCGTGTTCGGCCTGGGTTTCGTACTCTCCTTCGGCTACTGGACCACCAACTTCGTCGAGGTCCAGCGCGCGATGGCCACCAACTCGATGTCGGCCGCGCGCAGTGCGCCGATCATCGCCACGTTCCCGAAGATGTTCATCCCGTTCCTGGTCGTCATCCCGGGCATGATCGCCGGTGTGCTGGTGCCCGAGGTGATCAAGATGAAGTCGGGCGACGCGGCCAGTGGGATCACCTACAACGACTCGATCCTGTTGCTGATGCGCGACGTGCTGCCCACCGGGTTGCTGGGTATCGCGCTGACTGGTCTGCTGGCAGCCTTCATGGCCGGCATGGCGGCCAACATCTCGGCTTTCAACACCGTCTTCAGCTACGACCTGTGGCAGCAGTACGTCAAGAAGGACCGCCCCGACGGCTACTACCTCAAGGTCGGCCGGTGGGCGACGGTCGGTGCGACGATCCTGGCGATCGGCACCGCGTTCATCGCCTCGCAGTACGACAACCTGATGAACTACCTCCAGACGCTGTTCGGCTTCTTCAACGCACCGCTGTTCGCCACCTTCCTGCTCGGCATTCTGTGGAAGCGGATGACGGCGACCGCCGGCTGGGTCGGACTGGTGTCCGGAACGCTGGGGGCCGTCTTCGTGTGGGGACTGAACGAGCTGGGCGTGATCAGCCTGCCCGGCCAGGGGGCGGCGTTCCTGTCCGCAGGGGCGGCGTTCGTCGTGGACATCGTGGTGAGCGTCCTGGTCAGCCTGGTGACCCAGCCCAAGCCGGAAGGCGAACTACGTGGTTTCGTCCTGTCCCTGACACCCAAGGAACAGCGCACCGACCCGGCCGCCGGCCGCCAGCCCTGGTACCAAGCACCGGTGAAGCTCGCGGGCGTCTCCCTGGTGCTCGTCATCGCGCTCAACGTGGTCTTCCGATGA
- a CDS encoding cytochrome b: MRRLLRAWDQPRTGRIAAGLRRRAFPDDLSVLLAQIGVFSFVLVAISGVALMFFYDPSMEQVTYAGPYTPLTGVEMSRAFASTLDLSVGVRGGLLMRQVHHWSSLVMTAALMVYLLRLFFTGAFRRPRQWTWLLGVAALLLAMGGGLTGSALPDDLLSGSSMAVLDGVLAATPFVGGLASQVLFGGRTPGDVTAVFYPVHVVALPAALVIVFVAMAVLGLRRKPAQWAGRERPGTNLATFLVRSAGLFLIVSGVVVTMGAALTVNPVWRYGPADPASATAGSTPTWYLAFLDGALRLAPGWEFGWLGRTWSVAILLPLLVGTLFFAVLAAYPYLEQRVTRDRSEHQQLQRPREHPVRTGVGVAGIVFYGVLWAAAGANTIALVFHGSVEWLMYILQALVVLGPVIGFDVTRRICLGLQRAEREVLQHGRETGRIVRTPSGGYVEIHEPVRVAGPRNPAAQVGPAAQVGPGEREPAAITPPANHELSPLP; the protein is encoded by the coding sequence ATGCGCCGGTTGCTCAGGGCCTGGGACCAGCCGCGGACGGGCCGGATCGCGGCCGGTTTGCGGAGAAGGGCCTTTCCGGACGACTTGTCCGTTCTGCTCGCCCAGATCGGGGTCTTCAGCTTCGTCCTGGTCGCGATCAGCGGCGTCGCGTTGATGTTCTTCTACGACCCGTCGATGGAGCAGGTGACGTACGCCGGGCCGTACACACCGCTCACGGGTGTGGAGATGTCGCGGGCGTTCGCGTCCACCCTGGACCTGTCGGTCGGGGTACGCGGCGGCCTGCTGATGCGCCAGGTGCACCACTGGAGTTCCCTGGTGATGACGGCTGCGCTGATGGTGTACCTGCTGCGGCTGTTCTTCACCGGCGCGTTCCGCAGGCCTCGGCAGTGGACCTGGCTGCTCGGGGTCGCGGCGCTGCTGCTGGCGATGGGCGGCGGCCTGACGGGTTCGGCGTTGCCCGACGACCTGCTGTCCGGAAGCAGCATGGCGGTCCTCGACGGCGTGCTCGCGGCGACGCCGTTCGTCGGTGGGCTGGCGTCGCAGGTGCTGTTCGGCGGCCGGACCCCCGGCGACGTCACCGCGGTCTTCTATCCCGTACACGTGGTGGCTCTTCCCGCGGCCCTGGTGATCGTCTTCGTGGCGATGGCGGTTCTCGGCCTCCGCCGTAAGCCCGCGCAGTGGGCCGGACGGGAGCGGCCGGGCACGAACCTCGCGACGTTCCTGGTCCGGAGCGCGGGGCTGTTCCTGATCGTGAGCGGCGTGGTCGTCACGATGGGCGCGGCGCTGACCGTCAACCCGGTCTGGCGGTACGGCCCGGCTGACCCGGCCAGCGCAACCGCCGGGTCGACCCCGACCTGGTACCTCGCCTTCCTCGACGGCGCCCTTCGCCTCGCCCCCGGTTGGGAGTTCGGCTGGCTGGGACGAACCTGGTCCGTCGCCATCCTGCTTCCGCTGCTCGTCGGCACGCTTTTCTTCGCGGTGCTGGCCGCCTATCCGTACCTCGAACAACGAGTGACGCGGGACAGGTCGGAGCACCAGCAGCTCCAGCGCCCGCGCGAGCACCCCGTCCGTACCGGCGTCGGCGTGGCCGGGATCGTCTTCTACGGCGTGCTGTGGGCCGCCGCGGGCGCCAACACGATCGCCCTGGTCTTCCACGGTTCGGTGGAGTGGCTGATGTACATCCTGCAGGCGCTCGTCGTGCTCGGCCCGGTGATCGGGTTCGACGTCACCCGGCGGATCTGCCTCGGACTGCAGCGAGCCGAGCGGGAGGTCCTCCAGCACGGACGGGAGACCGGCCGGATCGTACGGACGCCGAGCGGCGGGTACGTCGAGATCCACGAGCCGGTCCGCGTGGCCGGGCCACGCAACCCGGCCGCGCAGGTCGGGCCGGCCGCGCAGGTCGGGCCGGGCGAGCGGGAGCCGGCGGCGATCACCCCGCCCGCGAACCACGAACTGTCGCCATTGCCCTGA
- a CDS encoding class I SAM-dependent DNA methyltransferase: protein MIYQQPLAYLLGVEGLALLHAWAGDNGLDQRFVTARLAEIRRLLDDETLSAHPGVLVERDATGTAYQQWAAGYDDPGNGLFDLDQPVVEEILDSLPVGTGVRTAVDAACGTGRLSAPLVDRGYRVVGVDGSPDMLARARRRLPGTELLAGDLARLPVSDGSADLVVTGLALTHVADLVPVFAEFARVLRPGGDLVVSDVHHDLVLLGSVVKAVGAAGQAQLATTHRHTTADFLRAALATGFRVRRYEERPRPAAPEEPLPEATPEPNPEPTKGISDWRDWPWSLLGLVPDATRAAWNHPAVAVWHFQLG, encoded by the coding sequence GTGATCTATCAGCAACCGTTGGCGTATCTGCTCGGCGTCGAGGGTCTCGCGCTCCTGCACGCGTGGGCCGGCGACAACGGCCTCGACCAGCGGTTCGTGACAGCTCGGCTGGCCGAGATCCGGCGGCTGCTCGACGACGAGACCCTGTCCGCCCATCCCGGCGTACTCGTCGAACGCGACGCGACCGGCACGGCCTACCAGCAGTGGGCGGCCGGCTACGACGACCCCGGCAACGGGCTGTTCGACCTCGACCAGCCCGTGGTGGAGGAGATCCTCGACTCGCTGCCGGTCGGGACCGGGGTGCGGACCGCGGTCGACGCCGCGTGCGGGACAGGCCGGTTGTCCGCGCCGCTGGTGGATCGCGGGTACCGCGTCGTCGGCGTGGACGGCTCACCCGACATGCTCGCCCGGGCCCGCCGGCGGCTCCCCGGCACCGAGTTACTGGCAGGAGACCTTGCCCGGCTGCCGGTAAGCGACGGCTCGGCCGACCTGGTGGTGACGGGACTGGCGTTGACCCACGTCGCCGACCTGGTGCCGGTCTTTGCCGAGTTCGCCCGGGTGCTCCGGCCGGGCGGCGATCTCGTCGTCTCCGACGTCCACCACGACCTGGTCCTCCTCGGCTCGGTGGTCAAGGCCGTGGGAGCCGCCGGGCAAGCGCAGCTTGCCACCACCCATCGCCACACCACGGCGGACTTCCTGCGCGCCGCGCTGGCCACCGGGTTCCGCGTACGCCGGTACGAGGAACGGCCGCGGCCGGCGGCACCGGAGGAGCCGCTGCCCGAGGCGACCCCGGAGCCGAATCCCGAGCCCACCAAGGGCATCAGCGACTGGCGGGACTGGCCCTGGTCCCTCCTCGGCCTCGTCCCCGACGCGACCCGCGCCGCCTGGAACCATCCGGCCGTCGCCGTGTGGCACTTCCAGCTCGGCTGA
- a CDS encoding glycosyl hydrolase, giving the protein MLLEELRQGFADPPSDARPMLRWWWFGPAVEESSLDRQLETVAAAGFGGVEVAYVYPLGPATCDFGSPRFHEHLRHAGLRCQELGLRFDLTLGSGWSFGGPHVTPDLAARRLRWEVRELTPGPSRVPVMPGDELVAAYVFPGSIHDRSGDYTLLDTEDVPSGTGPRTLLVATSRPTGQNVKRAAAGAEGPVLDHYSAAATEAHIRSVAAPLLDAVAPAPVGSVFCDSLEVYSSDWTPEVLAEFGKRRGYDALHLLPLLHFDIGDFRAFRADFLRTLSELYQENFVAVIGDWARGRGVPFRIQSYGVPPASVSSFRYADVAEGEGWGWTGLPQTRWASSAAHLYGRKIVSSEVWTWVHSPSFRATPLDLQAEAHEHFLCGVNQLVGHGLPYTPVDAPGLGWFFYAAGALDDRNPWWDDAAPELTAYLQRLCWLLRQGDPVADVQLRVPFEDVYPQLDLWKATAEKLGDVVRRIRTGGWDFDLVDDEAIAQLGLESVLTPAELDDPADLSGLPEPDFVVDSDAIGVTHRQLGDVDVYFVANTANTHQVTTFTPRTRRSSYELWDAKTGKVTLTGSGPTVDLALDAYEATVIVAFDGPVPAHTSGAEVGRRPLTGFTFGGEPVELPHRWEDTRAGHSGQGEYETQLHVDSVTGRRFFLDFGDPRPIREDRPRTLRSFRALVRPPVGEVVRVVVNGSDAGVVWSAPYRVELTHLLRAGENTLRLVVSNTAANALTEETEIHRLAADSEGRYGRRFAMQELDRAGDDLHSGLLTTPVLVEWSR; this is encoded by the coding sequence ATGCTGCTGGAGGAGTTGCGACAGGGTTTCGCCGATCCGCCGAGCGACGCACGGCCGATGCTGCGCTGGTGGTGGTTCGGGCCCGCGGTCGAGGAGTCGTCGCTGGACCGCCAGCTCGAGACAGTGGCGGCGGCCGGGTTCGGCGGTGTCGAGGTGGCGTACGTCTATCCGCTCGGGCCTGCCACGTGCGACTTCGGTTCACCGCGGTTCCACGAACACCTTCGCCATGCCGGGCTGCGCTGCCAGGAGCTGGGGCTGCGGTTCGACCTGACGCTGGGCAGCGGCTGGTCGTTCGGCGGCCCGCACGTCACGCCGGACCTCGCCGCCCGCCGGCTGCGCTGGGAGGTCCGCGAGCTGACGCCGGGTCCCTCGCGGGTGCCGGTGATGCCGGGCGACGAGCTCGTCGCGGCGTACGTGTTTCCCGGCTCGATCCACGACCGGTCCGGGGACTACACGCTTCTGGACACGGAGGACGTTCCGTCCGGCACCGGCCCCCGCACTCTGCTGGTCGCGACGTCCCGGCCCACCGGGCAGAACGTCAAGCGGGCGGCGGCCGGTGCGGAGGGACCGGTGCTCGACCACTACTCGGCCGCGGCGACCGAGGCCCACATCCGAAGCGTCGCCGCGCCCCTGCTGGACGCCGTCGCCCCCGCACCTGTCGGGTCGGTCTTCTGCGACAGCCTGGAGGTCTACAGCTCGGACTGGACACCGGAGGTGCTCGCGGAGTTCGGCAAACGGCGCGGCTACGACGCGCTGCACCTGCTTCCGCTGCTGCACTTCGACATCGGTGACTTCCGCGCCTTCCGCGCCGACTTCCTCCGCACGTTGTCCGAGCTCTACCAGGAGAACTTCGTCGCGGTCATCGGCGACTGGGCACGCGGACGAGGTGTGCCGTTCCGCATCCAGAGTTACGGAGTGCCGCCGGCCTCGGTCAGCAGCTTCCGGTACGCCGACGTGGCCGAGGGGGAGGGCTGGGGCTGGACCGGCCTGCCGCAGACGAGGTGGGCATCCTCGGCGGCGCACCTCTACGGCCGGAAGATCGTCTCCTCCGAGGTGTGGACGTGGGTGCACTCGCCGTCCTTTCGCGCCACCCCGCTGGACCTGCAGGCCGAGGCGCACGAGCACTTCCTGTGCGGGGTCAACCAGCTGGTCGGCCACGGTCTGCCGTACACCCCGGTGGACGCGCCCGGGCTCGGCTGGTTCTTCTACGCCGCCGGCGCGCTGGACGACCGGAACCCGTGGTGGGACGACGCGGCCCCCGAACTCACGGCGTACCTCCAGCGGCTGTGCTGGCTGCTGCGGCAGGGCGACCCGGTGGCGGACGTGCAGCTCCGCGTGCCGTTCGAGGACGTCTATCCCCAGCTCGACCTGTGGAAGGCCACGGCGGAGAAGCTCGGTGACGTCGTACGCCGGATTCGAACCGGAGGCTGGGACTTCGACCTGGTCGACGACGAGGCGATCGCCCAACTGGGGCTGGAGTCCGTGCTGACGCCGGCCGAGCTGGACGACCCGGCCGACCTGTCCGGCCTGCCCGAGCCGGACTTCGTGGTGGACTCCGACGCGATCGGCGTGACCCACCGGCAGCTCGGAGACGTCGACGTCTACTTCGTCGCCAACACCGCGAACACCCACCAGGTAACGACGTTCACGCCCCGCACCCGTCGTTCGTCGTACGAACTGTGGGACGCGAAGACCGGCAAGGTCACCTTGACAGGCAGCGGTCCCACGGTCGACCTCGCTCTGGACGCGTACGAAGCAACCGTGATCGTCGCCTTCGACGGGCCGGTCCCGGCACACACGTCCGGTGCCGAGGTCGGCCGGCGACCGCTCACCGGCTTCACCTTCGGCGGGGAGCCGGTCGAGCTGCCGCATCGCTGGGAGGACACGCGTGCCGGGCACTCCGGTCAGGGTGAGTACGAGACGCAACTCCACGTTGACTCGGTGACCGGCCGCCGGTTCTTCCTGGACTTCGGCGACCCGCGCCCGATCCGGGAGGACCGGCCGCGAACCCTGCGGTCGTTCCGGGCGCTGGTACGCCCACCGGTCGGTGAGGTGGTCCGCGTCGTCGTCAACGGCTCCGACGCCGGCGTGGTGTGGTCGGCGCCGTACCGCGTCGAACTCACCCACCTGCTGCGCGCCGGCGAGAACACGCTGCGGCTGGTCGTCAGCAACACCGCGGCGAACGCACTGACCGAGGAGACGGAGATCCACCGGCTCGCCGCCGACAGCGAGGGGCGGTACGGCCGCCGGTTCGCCATGCAGGAACTCGATCGGGCCGGCGACGACCTGCACTCCGGCCTGCTCACGACGCCGGTGCTGGTGGAGTGGTCGCGCTGA
- a CDS encoding VOC family protein, translated as MAYRWSGVTVDCLDPRRVARFWSALLGREEGPSEPGWVYLGGRSEDLPRLVFQPVSEPKRGKTRIHLDVTVDDIETGIYHVVSLGGSFTGERHDYDEGVVVVMADPEGNEFCLCQYH; from the coding sequence ATGGCGTATCGATGGAGCGGGGTCACCGTCGACTGCCTGGACCCGCGGCGGGTGGCGCGGTTCTGGAGTGCGCTGCTCGGGCGGGAGGAAGGGCCGTCCGAGCCCGGCTGGGTCTATCTCGGTGGACGATCCGAGGACCTTCCCAGGCTGGTGTTCCAGCCCGTGTCCGAACCGAAGCGGGGCAAGACCCGAATCCACCTGGATGTCACCGTCGACGACATCGAGACCGGCATCTATCACGTGGTCTCACTCGGCGGATCCTTCACCGGGGAACGCCACGACTACGACGAGGGCGTCGTGGTCGTGATGGCCGACCCGGAAGGAAACGAGTTCTGCCTGTGTCAGTACCACTGA
- the nadE gene encoding ammonia-dependent NAD(+) synthetase: MANQRDQIRAELGVRATIEPRAEIRRRIDFLKDYLRTTPARGYVLGISGGQDSTLTGRLCQLAGEELRAEGGDATFVAVRLPYGTQADEDDAQVALKFVRPDHSITVNVKPGADAVAAESAAGLRELLGPEPGLRDFVRGNIKARERMVIQYSLAGQLNLLVVGTDHAAEAVTGFFTKYGDGGVDLTPLTGLTKRQGAALLQELGAPESVWQKVPTADLEDDRPALPDEVALGLTYAQIDDYLEGADVTPEVAARVESVYLATRHKRTVPVTPLDDWWRA, from the coding sequence GTGGCGAACCAACGTGATCAGATCCGTGCCGAGCTGGGCGTCCGGGCGACCATCGAGCCCAGGGCAGAGATCCGCCGGCGGATCGACTTCCTCAAGGACTACCTGCGGACGACCCCGGCCAGGGGATACGTGCTGGGGATCAGCGGCGGCCAGGACAGCACCCTCACCGGCCGGCTGTGCCAGCTGGCGGGTGAGGAGCTGCGGGCCGAGGGAGGCGACGCGACGTTCGTCGCGGTGCGGCTTCCCTACGGCACCCAGGCCGACGAGGACGACGCGCAGGTCGCACTGAAGTTCGTCCGGCCGGACCATTCGATCACCGTGAACGTCAAGCCCGGTGCGGATGCCGTGGCCGCGGAGTCCGCAGCAGGCCTGCGTGAACTGCTCGGCCCCGAGCCCGGGCTGCGGGACTTCGTTCGCGGCAACATCAAGGCCCGCGAGCGGATGGTGATCCAGTACTCCCTCGCCGGGCAGCTGAACCTCCTCGTCGTCGGCACCGACCACGCGGCCGAGGCGGTCACCGGCTTCTTCACGAAGTACGGCGACGGCGGGGTCGACCTCACCCCGCTGACGGGGCTGACCAAGCGCCAGGGCGCAGCACTCCTGCAGGAGCTGGGCGCCCCGGAGAGTGTGTGGCAGAAGGTGCCGACCGCGGACCTGGAGGACGACCGGCCGGCGCTGCCCGACGAGGTGGCCCTCGGTCTGACGTACGCCCAGATCGACGACTACCTGGAAGGTGCGGATGTCACCCCCGAGGTGGCGGCGCGGGTGGAGTCGGTCTACCTCGCGACCCGGCACAAGCGGACCGTCCCGGTCACCCCCCTCGACGACTGGTGGCGCGCCTGA
- a CDS encoding GNAT family N-acetyltransferase codes for MPELQLLRADHAPAILSFETVNRAYFAGFISDRGDDYFEHFADRLRDLLTDQDAGAGAFYVLVAEDGSVLGRFNLEFTGNGVAKLGYRVAEHAAGRGVATATVLDLCRVAAADHGIRVIRAAAADANAASQKVLAKAGFAEVGPADPADIGGKQGSWYQRDTVAG; via the coding sequence ATGCCCGAGTTGCAGCTGCTGCGCGCCGACCACGCGCCGGCGATCCTGTCCTTCGAGACGGTGAACCGGGCCTACTTCGCCGGCTTCATCTCCGACCGCGGCGACGACTACTTCGAGCACTTCGCCGACCGGCTCCGGGATCTGCTGACGGATCAGGACGCGGGAGCCGGGGCGTTCTACGTTCTCGTGGCCGAGGACGGGTCGGTCCTCGGCCGGTTCAACCTCGAGTTCACCGGGAACGGTGTCGCGAAGCTGGGTTACCGGGTCGCCGAGCACGCCGCCGGCCGTGGCGTGGCGACCGCGACGGTGCTCGACCTGTGCCGCGTCGCAGCCGCCGACCACGGGATCCGCGTCATCCGGGCCGCGGCGGCCGATGCCAACGCGGCATCGCAGAAGGTTCTCGCGAAGGCCGGTTTCGCGGAGGTCGGCCCGGCCGATCCGGCCGACATCGGCGGCAAGCAGGGCAGCTGGTACCAGCGCGACACCGTCGCCGGGTGA